The Achromobacter pestifer genome includes a region encoding these proteins:
- a CDS encoding MFS transporter — protein sequence MQRAPVHVVGSLGTAQTLAWASSYYLPAMLADPIARDLGVPAPAVYAAFSAAMVASAVVGPWAGQAIDRHGGRVVLAGTSLLFALGLGLLGAAQGLWTMVAAWLVIGVAMGAGLYEAAFSSLVRLYGHHARGAITGITLIAGFASTVGWPLSAWMEAQFGWRGACLGWAGLHLLVGLPLNAWFPKAPAAARTQDPPDCAQEGPSSPPGPWQQGYATALLAFVFAATWFISTAMATHLPRMLEATGATLAAAVAVGALIGPAQVAGRLLEFGFLRRVHPLLSARLAALAHPAGVAVLLGGGPVMAPLFAILHGAGNGILTIAKGTLPLALFGPQGYGARQGWLMMPARVAQALAPFLFGLALDSWGANALWLSGGIGLSAFAALLLLRARPSIH from the coding sequence GTGCAGCGCGCTCCCGTACACGTCGTCGGTTCGCTGGGCACGGCCCAGACGCTGGCCTGGGCGTCATCCTATTACCTGCCGGCGATGCTGGCGGATCCGATTGCCCGCGACCTGGGGGTGCCGGCGCCGGCAGTGTATGCGGCCTTTTCCGCTGCGATGGTGGCCTCGGCCGTGGTCGGTCCGTGGGCCGGGCAAGCGATCGACCGTCATGGCGGGCGCGTCGTCCTGGCTGGCACGAGCTTGCTGTTTGCGTTGGGGCTCGGCTTGCTGGGCGCCGCCCAGGGCCTCTGGACCATGGTTGCCGCCTGGCTCGTCATCGGCGTGGCGATGGGGGCCGGGCTGTACGAGGCTGCCTTCTCCAGCTTGGTGCGCCTGTACGGCCATCATGCCCGCGGCGCCATCACGGGGATCACGCTGATCGCCGGTTTCGCCAGCACGGTGGGATGGCCGCTTTCGGCCTGGATGGAAGCGCAATTCGGTTGGCGCGGTGCATGCCTGGGCTGGGCAGGCTTGCACCTGCTGGTCGGCCTGCCGTTGAACGCATGGTTTCCGAAGGCGCCGGCCGCGGCTCGAACGCAAGATCCTCCGGACTGTGCGCAGGAGGGCCCCTCCTCTCCTCCAGGGCCGTGGCAGCAGGGGTATGCCACGGCCCTCCTCGCCTTCGTGTTTGCGGCGACGTGGTTCATCAGCACGGCGATGGCCACGCATTTGCCGCGCATGCTGGAAGCCACGGGCGCCACGCTTGCCGCGGCCGTGGCGGTGGGCGCGCTCATCGGTCCCGCGCAGGTGGCAGGCCGCCTGCTGGAGTTCGGCTTCCTGCGGCGGGTCCATCCCTTGCTGTCGGCGAGGCTTGCCGCCCTGGCTCATCCGGCTGGCGTCGCCGTGCTGCTGGGCGGCGGTCCGGTAATGGCGCCGCTGTTCGCCATCCTGCATGGGGCGGGCAACGGCATCCTGACCATCGCCAAGGGCACCTTGCCGCTTGCGCTGTTCGGCCCTCAGGGCTATGGCGCGCGCCAAGGCTGGCTGATGATGCCGGCGCGCGTTGCGCAGGCGCTAGCACCGTTTCTTTTCGGGCTGGCGCTGGATAGCTGGGGGGCCAATGCGTTGTGGTTGTCCGGAGGGATAGGTTTGAGTGCCTTTGCAGCCCTATTGCTGCTGCGCGCCCGGCCTTCGATTCATTGA
- a CDS encoding ATP-binding protein, translating into MSLRLRAVLIAGISLMVLWAAAAAWMMLGVRADVARTLDGRLAMSARMVSGLLAGSVMDPNAKPADFAQAVRVNGSEGIACEIRALRGEVLARTNGSPASDFESLPGGYSTRMIEGHEWRIYVLRDDGYQITTADRVDQRNTLINELLFAAGVPFLIALLGGLAALWIGIGQGLAPLQALRMQLRVKETDDTTPIAVAKPPTELRPVLDAMNGLLGRLAQALSSQRAFTDAAAHELRTPLTVIDTHLQVARLTEGEEAESSLCSAEEGVRRLRRTLDQMMVLARAEASINLEDRCASIQEVIASVINATTVEAQVRLALSVHGSDSGSPIPRGMLEAAVRNLVDNAIRYSPEDMPVEVVAHFESPTRQCRVIVADRGPGLSEDQVSKIGRRFWRADQGRSRNDGAGLGISIVHAIAERFGGTLNLKPREGGGLTAELVLPCFPLVQ; encoded by the coding sequence ATGAGTTTGCGTCTTCGTGCCGTCCTGATCGCAGGCATTTCTCTTATGGTTTTATGGGCGGCGGCAGCCGCCTGGATGATGCTGGGCGTGCGCGCCGACGTTGCCCGTACACTCGACGGCCGGCTGGCCATGTCGGCTCGCATGGTCTCTGGCCTGCTTGCAGGCTCGGTGATGGACCCCAACGCCAAGCCGGCGGATTTCGCGCAAGCAGTCCGTGTCAATGGCAGCGAAGGAATCGCTTGCGAGATTCGCGCACTTCGCGGTGAAGTCCTGGCGCGCACCAACGGCAGCCCGGCCTCGGACTTCGAAAGCCTGCCTGGCGGTTACAGCACGCGCATGATAGAGGGTCACGAATGGCGGATTTATGTGCTTCGTGACGACGGCTACCAAATAACGACAGCGGATCGTGTTGATCAAAGGAACACGCTGATCAATGAGTTGCTGTTTGCGGCAGGCGTGCCATTCCTGATTGCACTTCTTGGCGGACTGGCTGCTCTTTGGATCGGTATTGGGCAAGGCCTTGCGCCGCTGCAAGCCTTGCGCATGCAATTGCGGGTCAAAGAGACGGACGACACCACGCCTATTGCGGTCGCGAAGCCGCCAACGGAGCTTCGTCCGGTCCTGGATGCGATGAACGGACTATTGGGACGCCTGGCCCAGGCACTCTCAAGCCAGCGGGCGTTTACGGATGCGGCAGCGCATGAGTTGCGAACCCCTCTGACCGTGATCGATACCCATCTGCAAGTGGCCAGGCTGACTGAAGGCGAAGAAGCGGAGTCTTCACTTTGCAGCGCCGAAGAAGGCGTAAGGCGCTTGCGGCGCACCCTCGACCAAATGATGGTTCTTGCTCGTGCCGAGGCATCAATCAACCTGGAAGACAGGTGCGCATCCATCCAGGAAGTCATCGCCAGCGTCATCAATGCAACAACTGTCGAAGCACAGGTACGCTTGGCGCTTTCCGTCCATGGCTCCGATAGTGGTAGCCCGATTCCCCGCGGGATGCTGGAGGCTGCCGTCCGAAACCTTGTGGACAATGCAATCCGCTACTCTCCCGAAGACATGCCTGTCGAAGTCGTGGCGCACTTCGAGTCCCCGACTCGACAATGCCGTGTCATCGTGGCCGACCGCGGGCCGGGGCTCAGTGAAGATCAAGTCTCCAAAATTGGTCGACGCTTCTGGCGCGCAGACCAAGGCCGAAGCCGCAACGACGGCGCTGGTCTTGGTATCTCGATCGTGCATGCCATCGCCGAGCGATTCGGGGGGACGCTGAATCTAAAGCCCCGAGAAGGTGGAGGCCTGACTGCGGAACTTGTGCTTCCATGTTTCCCGCTTGTTCAGTGA
- a CDS encoding TonB-dependent siderophore receptor yields MRVRFLAVRLLAVFSRPTHPQRLFAAGLLAGASVVAQAAPVDIDIPAQPLAQALHALGQQANLQVLYSQDLVQGQRSSGISGRMEPAQALDQLLRGRDIRYSISNNTITLTRGASTSTLAPITVLAQQPDSDTFVATYSSAGTKTDTPLIEVPQSISVVTAAQIREQNPQTLGDAVRYTPGIVVQEGFNRTDDPFIIRGFDVRTNPGVMFRDGLKLPLPHYSAAAEPYGLDRIEIVKGPASVLYGQAAPGGIVNTVSKRPTDTPLHEIQVSGGSYNNKQLAGDFGGPLDANGKLSYRLTGLVRDSDTMIDHIPDDRHFFAPALTWRIKPDTTLTVLASYMKNKTTNNAGYPLEGTVKYNPNGRIPSDRYTGEPDWSKWDQEVETLGYQFAHRLNETWQFKQNLTYAQSRNRVNHAYWWSWVPGSNFSTAERGAYRRDDDAHGTSVDNQFNATWTSGRFKHDVLFGLDYTQTSLTREQYAGYNNLAPIDFFNPRYGSPVNIPATPNLHTVETRAQTGIYVQDQIKFDEKFVMVLSGRYDDATGKTLNKLNNTVTRTSDNAFTWRAGLLYLADNGLSPYVSYSTSFQPQTGTTSPARGTAPFDPTEGKQWEVGLKYQPAGSNSFLTASLFELTRTNVPTSDLDNPIYNVQTGEVRSRGVELSATAEVVKGWNVVAAYTYTDAEVTKSNTSTQGATPEAVPRNMASLWSDYTVQQGALGGLNVGAGVRYLGSTFNTGNTAKVGDYTVVDAALRYDLGARNPAFKGLSVDLTVRNLFDKEYVASCTYACFYGERRTVLGRVTYKW; encoded by the coding sequence ATGCGCGTCCGTTTTCTGGCTGTACGCCTTCTTGCGGTTTTTTCGCGGCCCACTCACCCGCAACGGCTTTTCGCGGCGGGCTTGCTTGCTGGCGCAAGCGTGGTGGCACAGGCCGCCCCGGTAGACATCGACATCCCTGCCCAACCTCTTGCGCAGGCGCTGCACGCGCTGGGCCAGCAGGCCAACCTGCAAGTGCTCTACAGCCAGGATTTGGTGCAAGGCCAGCGCAGTTCCGGCATTTCCGGCCGCATGGAGCCCGCCCAAGCGCTGGACCAGCTGCTGCGCGGCCGGGATATCCGCTACTCGATCAGCAACAACACCATCACTTTGACGCGCGGCGCTTCGACTTCCACGCTCGCGCCCATCACGGTGTTGGCCCAACAGCCGGATTCCGATACTTTCGTGGCCACCTATAGTTCGGCGGGCACCAAGACGGACACGCCGCTGATCGAGGTGCCGCAGTCGATCTCGGTGGTGACCGCTGCACAAATACGCGAGCAGAATCCCCAGACGCTGGGCGACGCCGTCAGGTACACGCCCGGCATCGTGGTCCAGGAAGGGTTCAACCGGACGGACGACCCGTTCATCATCCGTGGCTTCGATGTGCGAACCAACCCGGGGGTGATGTTCCGGGACGGCTTGAAGCTGCCCCTGCCCCACTACAGTGCGGCGGCCGAGCCCTACGGCCTGGACCGGATCGAGATCGTCAAGGGACCGGCCTCGGTGTTGTACGGCCAGGCGGCGCCGGGCGGCATCGTCAATACCGTGTCCAAGCGGCCAACGGACACGCCACTGCATGAAATCCAGGTCAGCGGCGGCTCATACAACAACAAGCAATTGGCGGGCGACTTCGGCGGCCCGCTGGACGCGAACGGCAAGCTGTCCTATCGCTTGACGGGCTTGGTCCGCGATAGCGACACCATGATCGACCATATCCCGGATGATCGTCATTTCTTCGCGCCCGCGCTGACGTGGCGGATCAAGCCGGACACCACGCTGACCGTGCTGGCCAGCTACATGAAGAACAAGACGACCAACAACGCGGGCTATCCGCTGGAGGGCACGGTCAAGTACAACCCCAATGGCCGCATCCCTTCGGACCGGTACACCGGCGAACCGGACTGGAGCAAGTGGGACCAGGAAGTTGAAACGCTGGGCTATCAATTTGCGCACCGCTTAAATGAAACGTGGCAGTTCAAGCAGAACCTGACGTATGCGCAGTCGCGCAACCGCGTGAATCACGCGTACTGGTGGTCGTGGGTGCCCGGCAGCAACTTCAGTACCGCGGAGCGCGGCGCCTACCGGCGGGACGACGACGCCCACGGCACCAGCGTCGACAACCAGTTCAATGCGACCTGGACTTCTGGCCGCTTCAAGCACGATGTGCTGTTCGGCCTGGACTATACGCAGACCTCGCTGACTCGCGAGCAATACGCCGGATACAACAACCTGGCGCCGATCGATTTCTTCAACCCACGCTATGGCTCGCCGGTAAACATTCCCGCCACCCCGAATTTGCATACGGTCGAGACGCGGGCGCAGACCGGGATCTATGTCCAGGATCAGATCAAGTTCGACGAAAAATTCGTCATGGTGCTGAGTGGCCGCTACGACGATGCGACCGGCAAAACCCTGAACAAGCTCAATAACACCGTCACGCGCACGTCGGACAATGCGTTTACCTGGCGCGCTGGCCTGTTGTACCTGGCGGACAACGGCTTGTCGCCTTATGTCAGCTACTCGACCTCGTTTCAGCCGCAGACCGGCACCACTTCACCCGCCCGGGGCACGGCGCCGTTCGACCCCACGGAGGGCAAGCAATGGGAAGTCGGGCTGAAGTACCAGCCCGCAGGCTCCAACTCGTTCCTGACTGCGTCGCTGTTCGAACTGACGCGGACGAACGTTCCCACCAGCGACCTGGATAATCCGATCTACAACGTGCAGACTGGCGAAGTCCGCTCCCGCGGCGTGGAACTGTCCGCGACCGCGGAAGTCGTCAAGGGCTGGAACGTCGTCGCGGCCTACACCTATACAGACGCCGAGGTCACCAAGAGCAATACGTCCACCCAGGGCGCGACGCCGGAGGCCGTGCCGCGCAACATGGCGTCGCTGTGGTCGGACTACACGGTCCAGCAAGGTGCCCTGGGCGGGCTGAACGTGGGCGCCGGCGTGCGCTACCTGGGCTCCACCTTCAATACCGGCAATACCGCCAAGGTGGGCGATTACACGGTGGTCGACGCGGCATTGCGCTATGACCTGGGTGCGCGGAATCCCGCCTTCAAGGGCTTGAGCGTGGACTTGACGGTGCGCAATCTCTTCGACAAGGAATATGTGGCGTCTTGCACCTATGCCTGCTTCTATGGCGAACGCCGCACGGTGCTGGGCCGCGTGACGTACAAGTGGTAG
- a CDS encoding arsenate reductase ArsC: MSDSSFNVLFLCTGNSARSILAEGLLNGLGGDRFRAYSAGSTPKGEVHALALATLKSYTLPIAGYRSKSWDEFASPGAPKMDFIITVCDNAAGEACPVWPGHPMTAHWGVPDPAAHEGGEDERLRAFQDAARMLKRRLELFLSLPLDRLDAMSLQAELRGIGQSRE; this comes from the coding sequence ATGTCAGACTCTTCTTTCAATGTGCTCTTTCTCTGCACCGGCAACTCCGCGCGCTCGATTCTTGCCGAAGGGCTGCTTAATGGGCTGGGCGGCGATCGCTTCCGCGCGTACTCCGCCGGCAGCACTCCCAAGGGCGAGGTCCATGCGCTCGCTCTCGCCACCCTCAAATCCTATACGCTGCCCATAGCGGGCTACAGGAGCAAGAGCTGGGATGAGTTCGCTTCCCCCGGCGCTCCGAAAATGGATTTCATCATCACGGTTTGTGACAACGCGGCGGGTGAAGCCTGCCCCGTATGGCCAGGCCATCCGATGACGGCGCATTGGGGCGTGCCGGATCCTGCCGCGCATGAAGGCGGCGAGGACGAGCGCCTCAGGGCCTTCCAAGATGCCGCGCGGATGCTCAAGCGCCGCCTCGAACTGTTCCTGTCTTTGCCGCTGGACCGCCTCGACGCCATGTCACTCCAGGCCGAGCTGCGCGGCATCGGTCAGTCCCGCGAGTAA
- a CDS encoding PepSY-associated TM helix domain-containing protein, translated as MPRRIWLLCHRWVALGLGGILILSGLTGAFLVGARPLDKLLHPEFFRADSAGGSQQASFESMRRDLAADFGPQASYTFRPPRESGETMQVRVRAPGAWDGTVFLDPASGREQGRRGDDEGIVALVYKLHSALMLERTGKAVLAWTALAYLVLTVSGLIVWWPRRWPPSLRIAFDKGALRAWFDLHRNGGAILALLLAVCMASGAYLAWRPMGGWITLASGQVPVVAPKLPEQPAGAIQVRSLDELAAAARKAFPDGAIGYLLYTPRTDRPLAIRMRVPDDPHPNGRSTVWLDPRDGKVLAAQRWNQLDPGARINSVLYPLHTGELGGVAGETIVALLGLGLGVLGISGLWLWWRRRTLKAQTKKAQAHVPG; from the coding sequence ATGCCCAGGCGCATCTGGCTGCTCTGCCATCGCTGGGTCGCGCTGGGCCTGGGCGGGATCCTGATCCTGTCCGGCCTGACCGGCGCCTTCCTCGTGGGCGCCCGGCCCCTGGACAAGCTGCTGCATCCGGAGTTTTTCCGGGCCGATAGCGCAGGCGGCAGCCAGCAGGCCTCGTTCGAGTCCATGCGCCGCGATCTGGCCGCCGACTTCGGCCCGCAAGCCTCCTACACCTTCCGCCCGCCGCGCGAATCCGGTGAAACCATGCAGGTCAGGGTGAGGGCGCCGGGCGCCTGGGACGGCACGGTCTTTCTCGATCCGGCCAGCGGCCGGGAACAAGGCAGAAGGGGAGACGACGAAGGCATCGTCGCCCTGGTCTACAAACTGCACAGCGCCTTGATGCTGGAACGGACCGGAAAAGCCGTGCTCGCCTGGACAGCGCTGGCCTATCTGGTCCTGACGGTGTCGGGCCTGATCGTATGGTGGCCGCGCAGATGGCCGCCTTCCTTGCGCATCGCCTTCGACAAAGGCGCATTGCGGGCCTGGTTCGACCTGCACCGCAACGGCGGCGCCATCCTGGCGCTGCTGCTGGCGGTATGCATGGCCAGCGGCGCCTATCTGGCATGGCGGCCCATGGGCGGCTGGATCACGCTGGCCAGCGGCCAGGTCCCGGTCGTGGCGCCCAAGCTGCCGGAGCAGCCCGCAGGCGCTATCCAGGTCAGGTCCCTGGACGAACTGGCCGCCGCCGCCCGGAAGGCATTTCCGGACGGCGCGATAGGCTATCTGCTCTACACGCCGCGCACTGACCGGCCCCTGGCCATACGCATGCGCGTACCCGACGATCCGCACCCCAACGGCCGCTCCACCGTCTGGCTCGACCCGCGCGACGGCAAAGTGCTGGCTGCGCAGCGCTGGAACCAGCTGGATCCGGGCGCCCGCATCAACTCGGTGCTTTATCCGCTGCACACGGGAGAGTTGGGCGGGGTGGCCGGGGAAACCATCGTGGCCTTGCTCGGTCTGGGCCTGGGCGTGCTGGGCATCAGCGGCCTCTGGCTGTGGTGGCGCAGACGCACATTGAAAGCCCAGACGAAAAAAGCCCAGGCCCACGTCCCTGGATGA
- a CDS encoding sigma-70 family RNA polymerase sigma factor, whose product MEQYYKELLRFLARKLGNSHDAADVVQETYARVLGRDGGAAIEQPRAFLFRAAINLSLDLRRQQLAQATLPLDAQAESQPCPAAGLEDRAYRRQQLSRLDRALAELPANCRQAFLMRQVEGLSHQEIASRLDISRDMVGKHIVRALRHCRLRMRAWESTSGD is encoded by the coding sequence ATGGAGCAGTACTACAAGGAATTGCTGCGCTTTCTGGCACGCAAGCTGGGCAATTCGCACGATGCCGCTGACGTCGTGCAGGAGACCTATGCGCGGGTGCTGGGCCGCGATGGCGGCGCCGCCATCGAACAGCCTCGCGCCTTCCTGTTCCGAGCCGCCATCAATCTGTCGCTGGACCTGCGCCGCCAGCAGCTTGCGCAGGCCACCTTGCCATTGGACGCACAGGCCGAATCCCAACCGTGCCCGGCAGCGGGGCTGGAAGACCGGGCCTACCGGCGTCAGCAGCTTTCACGCCTGGACCGGGCGCTGGCCGAGCTGCCGGCCAATTGCCGCCAGGCCTTCCTGATGCGCCAGGTGGAAGGGCTGTCGCACCAGGAGATCGCGTCGCGACTGGACATCTCGCGCGATATGGTTGGCAAGCATATCGTGCGTGCGCTGCGCCATTGCCGCCTACGGATGCGCGCCTGGGAGAGCACAAGTGGCGACTGA
- the arsB gene encoding ACR3 family arsenite efflux transporter — protein sequence MTCSTQAASLARQRPAMSIFERYLTLWVFLCIALGVTLGQLMPTLFQAIGRLEVAQVNLPVGLLIWIMIIPMLLKVDFGALGQVGQHWRGIGVTLFINWAVKPFSMAFLGWLFIRQVFSPWLPADQLDSYIAGLILLAAAPCTAMVFVWSRLTDGDPVFTLSQVALNDTIMVFAFAPVVGLLLGLSAITVPWDTLLVSVGLYIVIPVLLAQLLRRALLRRGQAVFEAALERIGPFSMAALLLTLVLLFAFQGEAILGQPLVIAMLAVPILIQVFFNSGVAYWLNRRVGEKHSIACPSALIGASNFFELAVAAAISLFGFQSGAALATVVGVLIEVPVMLLVVRIVNRSKGWYDAGIQRN from the coding sequence ATGACATGCAGCACACAGGCGGCGTCGCTTGCGCGCCAGCGCCCCGCGATGAGCATTTTCGAACGCTACCTCACGCTCTGGGTCTTCCTCTGCATTGCGCTGGGCGTGACGCTGGGCCAGCTCATGCCGACCTTGTTCCAGGCCATCGGGCGGCTGGAAGTTGCGCAGGTAAACCTTCCGGTCGGGCTTCTGATCTGGATCATGATCATTCCGATGCTGCTCAAGGTCGATTTCGGGGCGCTGGGCCAGGTCGGGCAGCATTGGCGCGGCATCGGCGTGACGCTGTTCATCAACTGGGCGGTGAAGCCGTTTTCAATGGCCTTCCTGGGCTGGTTGTTCATCCGCCAGGTCTTTTCACCGTGGTTGCCGGCCGACCAGCTCGACAGCTACATCGCGGGCCTGATCCTTCTGGCGGCTGCGCCCTGCACCGCCATGGTCTTCGTCTGGAGCCGGCTGACGGATGGCGATCCCGTGTTCACGCTGTCTCAGGTGGCGCTGAATGACACGATCATGGTGTTCGCCTTCGCACCTGTGGTCGGGCTGTTGCTGGGGCTGTCAGCCATCACGGTGCCATGGGATACGCTGCTCGTTTCCGTGGGCCTGTACATCGTGATTCCGGTGCTCCTGGCGCAGCTATTGCGCCGCGCGCTATTGCGCCGCGGCCAGGCGGTCTTCGAGGCGGCGCTGGAGCGTATCGGGCCATTCTCGATGGCGGCCTTGCTGCTGACGCTGGTACTGCTGTTCGCGTTCCAGGGCGAAGCCATTCTTGGCCAGCCATTGGTGATCGCGATGCTGGCCGTGCCGATACTCATCCAGGTGTTCTTCAACTCGGGGGTGGCGTACTGGCTCAATCGCCGCGTGGGCGAGAAGCACAGCATTGCGTGTCCGTCCGCGTTGATCGGGGCATCCAACTTCTTCGAACTCGCCGTCGCGGCCGCAATCAGCCTGTTCGGATTCCAGTCTGGCGCCGCGCTGGCGACCGTCGTGGGGGTGCTCATCGAAGTGCCGGTCATGTTGTTGGTGGTGCGGATCGTCAACCGGAGCAAAGGCTGGTACGACGCCGGCATCCAGCGGAACTGA
- the arsH gene encoding arsenical resistance protein ArsH, with translation MSEALADLPNIDPSLFHPPSEAGLFPATRAMHAPRFLLLYGSLRERSYSRLVAEEAARLLRALGGETRLFNPSGLPLVDDASEDHPKVRELHELVQWAEGMVWSSPERHGAMTGLMKTQVDWIPLSVGALRPTQGKTLAVMQVSGGSQSFNAVNQMRVLGRWMRMLTIPNQSSVAKAYQEFDDVGRMKPSPYYDRIVDVVEELMKFTLLTRDASPYLVDRYSERKETATTLSRRMKQASI, from the coding sequence ATGTCTGAAGCCTTGGCCGATTTGCCCAATATCGATCCGTCGTTGTTCCATCCGCCCAGCGAGGCCGGGCTGTTTCCTGCCACGCGGGCCATGCACGCGCCGCGGTTCCTGCTGCTGTATGGGTCGTTGCGCGAGCGTTCCTATAGCCGCCTGGTGGCTGAGGAAGCGGCGCGCCTGCTTCGGGCGCTGGGGGGCGAGACCCGGCTGTTCAATCCCTCGGGGCTGCCGCTGGTCGATGACGCCAGCGAAGACCATCCCAAAGTGCGGGAGCTGCATGAGCTGGTCCAGTGGGCCGAAGGCATGGTCTGGAGTTCGCCTGAGCGCCACGGCGCGATGACGGGGTTGATGAAGACCCAGGTCGACTGGATTCCGCTGTCGGTGGGCGCGCTGCGCCCCACTCAGGGCAAGACGCTGGCGGTGATGCAGGTGTCGGGCGGATCGCAGTCCTTCAACGCCGTGAACCAGATGCGGGTGCTGGGGCGCTGGATGCGCATGTTGACCATTCCGAATCAGTCGTCAGTGGCCAAGGCTTACCAGGAATTCGATGACGTGGGGCGGATGAAACCCTCACCCTATTACGATCGCATCGTGGATGTTGTCGAGGAGCTGATGAAGTTCACTCTGCTTACGCGCGATGCGTCGCCCTATCTCGTGGACCGCTACAGCGAACGCAAGGAGACTGCCACGACGCTGTCGCGCAGGATGAAGCAAGCGTCTATCTAG
- a CDS encoding FecR family protein, with protein MRVNDGACTEQDLIALQRWLDADPRHAREFEAVQQLWSISRELPASGGLPAAQQPARRAPAARRLLRLAAVASAASAAVWALGWSFAWLPSSYHRYSSAQLAQTVEMSDGTEVDLNVNSSLVYRNYRDARRVRLDDGEAFFRVTHDAEHPFVVEAGRGTITVTGTAFNVFKSGETVIVTLLEGSVEVQAAPASGLVKALRLRPMTQARYSERGAPWLRPVQESEIAAWRHGKLVLNDTTLRDAVMQLNRYLPADEQYTSVDPSIGGLRLGGTYDTRNAAELARALPGILPVRTQRGSDGGLMLVPASRAP; from the coding sequence GTGCGTGTGAATGACGGCGCTTGTACCGAGCAGGATTTGATTGCCCTGCAGCGCTGGTTGGACGCTGATCCGCGGCATGCGCGCGAGTTCGAGGCAGTGCAACAGCTATGGTCGATCTCGCGCGAGCTGCCTGCCTCGGGCGGATTGCCCGCCGCGCAACAGCCGGCCCGGCGAGCCCCTGCTGCTCGCCGCTTGTTGCGCCTGGCGGCCGTGGCCAGTGCGGCCAGTGCCGCTGTCTGGGCGCTGGGCTGGTCGTTCGCCTGGCTGCCTAGTTCATACCATCGCTACAGCAGCGCGCAGTTGGCGCAGACCGTCGAAATGAGTGATGGCACCGAAGTCGACCTGAACGTGAACAGCTCGCTGGTCTATCGGAATTATCGCGACGCCCGCCGCGTCCGCCTGGATGACGGCGAAGCGTTCTTCCGCGTCACCCATGACGCCGAGCACCCTTTCGTGGTGGAGGCCGGGCGCGGCACGATCACGGTCACAGGCACCGCATTCAATGTCTTCAAATCGGGCGAAACGGTCATCGTGACGCTGTTGGAAGGCAGCGTCGAGGTGCAGGCAGCCCCGGCAAGCGGGCTTGTCAAGGCGTTACGGCTGCGGCCGATGACCCAGGCCCGCTACAGCGAGCGCGGCGCCCCGTGGCTGCGGCCCGTCCAGGAAAGCGAGATAGCGGCCTGGCGCCACGGCAAGCTGGTGCTGAACGATACGACGCTGCGCGATGCGGTCATGCAGCTGAACCGCTACCTGCCTGCGGATGAACAGTACACCTCCGTCGACCCGTCGATCGGCGGGCTGCGGCTGGGCGGGACTTATGACACACGCAATGCCGCGGAACTGGCGCGTGCCCTCCCCGGCATTCTTCCCGTGCGTACGCAGCGCGGCAGTGACGGCGGTCTCATGCTGGTGCCTGCCTCCCGCGCCCCGTAA
- a CDS encoding ArsR/SmtB family transcription factor yields the protein MNEDQAVSALSALAHAQRLRVFRALVVVGLGGLTPSVMAEQLGLARNTLSFHLKELAHAGLVSVEQQGRNLIYRADFSHMNGLLGYLTEHCCQNTPCEVSDPGACTAC from the coding sequence ATGAATGAAGATCAAGCGGTCTCCGCCCTCAGTGCCTTGGCTCATGCCCAACGCCTACGCGTGTTTCGCGCCCTGGTCGTGGTTGGCCTTGGCGGCCTTACGCCCAGCGTTATGGCCGAACAGCTGGGCCTCGCGCGCAACACGCTGTCCTTCCATCTGAAGGAGCTTGCGCACGCCGGCCTGGTCTCCGTCGAGCAACAGGGTCGCAACCTGATCTACCGCGCCGACTTCTCTCACATGAACGGGCTGCTGGGTTATCTCACCGAACACTGCTGCCAGAACACCCCGTGCGAGGTGTCCGATCCGGGAGCCTGCACAGCCTGCTGA